The Xenopus laevis strain J_2021 chromosome 4L, Xenopus_laevis_v10.1, whole genome shotgun sequence genomic sequence gtcactccagactttatacattacttttttggctaactatattaaaaacatttttaattttgcactgcctatctatttacccttgttttttttttttttgttttttttattctgaacaattcCTCTACGTTTTGCAGCAAGCTATTATCTTCTGCTGTGTCAAAACATTGCTTACAAAGCCATCTGTACCTTTAGCAGGTCCACTACATCACAACATTTAGAAAGTGTAGTGTAAAAAATACTGGTCAGGagtataattaaaagaaaataggtcAGATTCCTTTTAAatgaaactatacccccaaaatgaatacttgcaCAACATtaacattaagtggcatattaaagaatcttaccaaatcacaaagtaaatatttcccttttacatctcttgccttgagccaccattttgtgatggtctgtgtgctgtctctgagatcacctgaccagaaatactactgtaacaggaagaagtgtggaagcaaaataactttctgttaattagctcatgtgacctaacaagtatggtttgtttggtatgtttgtgtgcaccatgaatcatatgatcccagggggcggcccttattttttaaaatggcaattttctatttatgattacccaatggcacatactactataaatgtatattattatgaaaatgtcttatttacatgaagcagggtttacacatgagctgttttatacaatattttttttatatagacctgcattgttctggggtatagctctcctttaaagcaattttgggagactgaagtgGCACATGGTTTTACAatcagcgattcacattattgccagtgAGAGCTTTTATAGGGGATTAGTTACCTACAGAAACATGGTTTCTCCTGgtttgccattgcccttagggTGCAAATGAAGACCCTAGTCTGGGCCAAAATTCCCAGGGGGGAGGGATGTTTATATTTGACCCATGGCCCTCCAGTAAGGATAGCCCTGTCTTTATTGATTTGTGTCTTTTTAATCTTGCCATCTTCTGTCAGGTTCAATTGATTCATTGGCTTGCCTGGACTGATGGCATGCACTATAGGCTAGCATAGGCAATAATCCATATGTAATAGAATATAATCAAGCTTTTTTCTTTACTGTACATGGATGTGATCAACTGCAAGGGATTCCTGGGACATAACACAAGATGGCAGCGCAGAGTGAAATAGTACTTTGAGCCAGTGCACTTTTCagcaaacatattaaaattttCTTTAATTCTGCAGGTGATGGCAAGTGTGTAATTTGTGACTCCTATGTGCGTCCATGCACCCTTGTGCGTATATGTGATGAATGCAACTACGGTTCTTACcaagggcgctgtgtgatttgCGGAGGGCCAGGGGTTTCAGATGCTTATTACTGCAAAGAATGCACCATTCAGGAGAAAGATGTAAGTAAAGGACCACTACGATGTCTGCCTACGCTGCTGGGAGTAAGGATTCAAATATTATACTTTAACAAACTAGCTACACAGAGatttgcatttaaagggcatATTCACCTTTATCAGAAAACAGGTTTGTCCATGTCAATAATATTTGTTTCATTACAAAAATATCTACCACAATAGATAAGATAGCTGTGAATAGACCTTTAGCTTTCCTCTGTCGGCCCAAGCCAGGGGGTTGCCAACCTCCTTGTTGTGTATTCCTACCTGTCTCTGATGCACATacctctttaatttgcatttcccAGTCCCTTTTGACTAAATCATGTCCGCCAATCCTGCGCTAAGCAGTAAGGGAACTGGAAAAATTGGCATACACACTACCAGTTGTTGCCCGTAGCTCCCTGTGATGTTACTGTGTCCGGTTCCTAAGCAGGTTGTGGGGTGAGGCTCTATGGATGACAGAGAGGAGAGCCCAGAAGATCCATGCAACACTACTTCTCTATGTAGACATGTTGAAACTGATCAATTTTCATTAAACCACATTGGGCAAATGTACTTGTAAATGTGTGCATCCCCTTGAATGTACACTGCAAGGAAGCTACACAATCATTTTTCTAGTAATCATGTAACATATGAAGGATGCAATGTGACACTTGGAATGGGAGAGGAAATACTAAGGAAGTAAATTCTACTTCTTGTTGTCCTGGAAATACTGCTGTTAAGGGCCCAAAAAGTATATTTGATCGTTATGATCTAAATTGAAACTACCTTCAGCTGTTGGGGTCTGTATTTCTCAATATTCAGTGCCGTTGGCGTTTTACATGGTAATTCTCCATCTTTTCATGAATGTCCTATTGTTgaaatttttattattgtatgttttttgtttgggttttttttgtaatcccATCACACAATATTCCAATTCTATTGTTTAAAGGTGATGGTGTTATTTTATCTTTCCTGTTCGAAACAATTGGTCAGTTCATAGGTTTCCTATTGAATGATTGGTGCAGGTGTGTAATTCACTATTGGATGGTCTCTTCccatatttgaatttaatttacGAAAATTATAAAGACTTTATTAGGATATGCATAAATCTAACACGTTTTGTGCCTGAAgcaggcacttactcatagactgTGAGCctatgaactgttacaatttgctacaggCTAGCATAGCCAATCATCCATGTGTAATAGAATATAatcaagctttaaaaaaaaataaaaaaagtagggatgcaatgaatccactattttggattcggccgaacccccaaatcctttgcgaaagattcggccgaataccgaatccaaatcctaatttggagtgggaaggggaaaacattttgcttcctggttttgtgacaaaaagtcactcaatttccctccacgcctctaatttgcatatgcaaattaagattcgggttcggccgggcagaaggattcggccgaatcctgcttaaaaaggccaaatcccgaaccaaatcctggattcggtgcatccctacaaaaaagtatgtatttctggtgaacaatctgaactgatgagtttagaaggtgaacaactcctttaactttgTGTTTATAATTTTGTCTAACTGTTAATTCCTTTTCTACATGTATTTTGCAGAGAGATGGTTGTCCTAAAATTGTAAATTTAGGCAGCTCCAAAACAGATCTCTTTTACGAACGGAAGAAGTATGGATTCAAGAAGAGGTGATCCTGCCCTTGAGTTTGCTGTGTGATCTTATCTAATTTGTGAACCTGATTTTGTAatgaaaaaatcattaaaatgtctGTTTTACAACAATGCATCTTCATTTCATTTCTGCCTTTATTTTATAAGTTAAATAGAACATTTGGATTCATTAAGAACCCTTTTCAGGTTTCAGGTGCTACCTCTCAGTGGCCCAAATTGAAGACCAGGTGGTATGAAAATGTTCTAGATACCTctattagaacttttttttttaaaaccaaggagaaggaaacccattTGTAATAAGTCCCCTTTTTAGccaatctttttttccccacagttcCAACTGTATCTTTGGCTTGCAATTACGGCACAGATCAGCGCCCAGGGATAGGGCGAATGACAACAAAAATATAGTACAATAAAGTTGATTACAAGTAAAAAATCAGATACTTATTAATGTGGCATATACCGCACACATAGTGAATAGGTATTTAAAACAGCATTTGCTTTCTTTCAAATAATCTTGCCAGCTTCCCTTTCCTGGTGCAGATGGTAACTTGCTATAagtaaattcttaaagggatcctgtcatcggaaaacgtgtttttttgtttgtttgtttttttgtttttttttttcaaaacacatcagttaatagtgcaactccagcagaattatgcactgaaatccatttctcaaaagagcaaacagatttttttatattcaattttgaaatctgacatgtcaatttcccagctgcccctgctcatgtgacttgtgcctgcactttaggagagaaatgctttctgacaggctgccgTTTTCCTtctcatgggtttttactattgagtgttgttcttagatctaccaggcagctgttatcttgtgttaggagctgctatctgtttaccttcccattgttcttttgtttggctgctggggggggggaaagggaggggggtgatatcactccaacttgcagtaaagagtgactgaagtttatcatagcacaagtcacatgacttggggcagctgggaaattgacaatatgtctagccccatgtcagatttcaaaattgaatataaaaaaaatttgtttgctcttttgagaaatggatttcagtgcagaattctgctggagcagcactattaactgatttattttgaaaaaaaaaaaaaaaaattcccatgacagtatccctttaaaaccgcATATTGTGTCTCGGGAAGCTTTACATTTTCTCTATGAAAGCATATTAAGAAGCAGGGGAAGCACCTATAGTGTAACTCTTTCTattcataaataatttaaaaaaagtattgtcCTTGCATAAAAACCACTTTGGTCATTGATTGTAATAAGGTTAAATCGTCACCCAGTTCCCAGACAGTCCTTCACTGTAGAGGTAACTATTGAGGGTATGGAGTCTTGCCAACATCTCTCCTCCTTGTGTTCCACTGCACTCTGTACCGGATGTGACATTTGCCTGAaatgttctgttgttagtagCTTTCTCAGAGGCATCCTTCTTGTCCCTGCTTCCTTCTCCCACACTGTTTTAAATACACAGAAGTCTGATTCACTATGTGTGTGGTATATGGCACATTAATAAGTAGCTGATTTGAAACACGCAGGTGTGACTTGTAATCAACCTTATCGTCCCACAGCTGTATTACCTGAAATAGCAGGATGAGCAGCTACAATGTAACCTATATTACCTGTGCTGAACTTAAAGTCTGGTTCCTGAGAGCTAAAgccattttaaaaaggtttaatttttaaGTGTTTTCAAGATTGCTACCACTAAAGTTGCTTTTCTCTGATTCTGATGTTCCCCATGCTCTCCCCAATTCGCTAAATGTCTGAAAATAAAACCATAAAGTAAGGTCATGCACAGTAGATTTTCATGTCTCTTCTTACTATTGGAATTTCATGTTGCTGGTCTTGTGCTTATGGGGAAGCTGGAGAGAAATGCAACTAACGAGTAGCCAGCTTTTAAGGGATATTagatttaatattaaaaacatcagGCTGATTAATACAGAAGAAACCCCATATCGGAGAGGTTCTTTATTTGAAAATTG encodes the following:
- the phf5a.L gene encoding PHD finger protein 5A L homeolog isoform X2 encodes the protein MAKHHPDLIFCRKQAGVAIGRLCEKCDGKCVICDSYVRPCTLVRICDECNYGSYQGRCVICGGPGVSDAYYCKECTIQEKDRDGCPKIVNLGSSKTDLFYERKKYGFKKR
- the phf5a.L gene encoding PHD finger protein 5A L homeolog isoform X1, which produces MAKHHPDLIFCRKQAGVAIGRLCEKCDGKCVICDSYVRPCTLVRICDECNYGSYQGRCVICGGPGVSDAYYCKECTIQEKDVSKGPLRCLPTLLGVRIQILYFNKLATQRFAFKGHIHLYQKTERWLS